AAACCTCATGCAGCCATTTCTCCAAGCTATGCATAATTTTCAGGCACACAGAACAGACTGTAGATAATCCCctatttcaaaagcaaaaaggttctgttaatgttttttatttctatttttttcagagaggtGCTTAGAAGGGACACTACTTGAGTTTACATCTTGAGAGATAAATAACAGTTGCATTTTTTCATAGACAAACCACTTCACTTAGCTCCTAGGATGCTCTACTGCACCATCATCACTGAACGCTACCAGTCCCATCTAAGCACTGAAATTTATCTTTGTAGTGTGCAGGATGACCTttgtgaaaaccagaaaaagctgCAAGTCCTTACTTTTATAATCCCTCCGAGACGTTCATAACCAAAGCCTGGTAAGCACAGCAGTATCATCTCCAGATGGAGAGGCACTGCACTTGTGGCGTGCAAAAGCAGCTAATTACGGTGCGCTGGTAAGATACACGAGCCCGGAATCCACAAGGAGATAGATAAGCCTGTCGGTGGCTCATCTAGGACTTCGGGACTACCCTCCTACACCATGTGAAGAGTCCTTCGATAGCAAAGGCTGCACCACCTGCTATTGCGCAAGGCTGCCACACCGAGAATGGCAGGGTCCGCCCCCGGCTGTGCTAGTGCCTGCGGCCCTCCTCAGCACACGGGCCTCTAACAtagcagggctggggcttggGCCGAGCCCGGCCACGCACCCGTTGCCCCGCACCCGCGCAGACTGCGCCGGCCCAAACCGGGGCGGCCTGCAAGGCAGCGCAATGCTCGGGGGGATGCTGCAGAAGGGCGCGAAGGAGCCCCTGCCGGTCCCGCCACGCTGCCGTCCACCCCCGGCGGTACCCCGCTTCGGGCAGCTGAGAGCCAGCCGGCGGCGGCCGCTCACCAACCTCACCTGATCGTCCTCAAAGATGATAGTGGCGGGAATCTCCTTGCGAATGATCTTCCCGAAAATGGTGTCACCGCCGGGCCGGGCTGCCTGCGCTTTGCTGATCTCGTCCGCCATGGCGGCCGCCTCCGGGCCTGGGCGCTCACACCGCGCTTCCTGCCCTGGCCACGCCCCGGCGGCCTCCATTGTCGCGGCCGCTCAGCGCGGTTTCGCGATTGGGGATTTTATCTGCCATTTACCATTGTCCTCGCCCACCCCAATCTGGCGTGGACGTGCTCAGGGAGGCGGGGGTTGGAACGGAGCTCTGAGGGTGTTTGTTGGCAGCTGTGGGGATGGATCACAGCGTTGTAGCTCCCGGGAGCCATTGAGGTCAGCGCTGTAGTGGGGTGGTGGGGATGTGGGAAGCTCGCAGGAGTGTCTGTGGCAGCACGAAATGCAGTTTATTGCGGCTTCAAATCCAGCCCTGTGTGGCTTCTTGTGACTACAGTCTGTATCCAAATGACTGCTTCTTCCATGACTGCCCTTAGCTTGTCTAAAGGTTTGCAGAAGCTCACACTGCTCTCAGTCCTGTTCCTGGAGACCACGTTGCCTTAAGGGCAGAGGTTTTCAAGACGAAAGCTGTTTGGTCCCCGGCACAGAGTAGAAGACAAACAGGCCACACAAGTGTTGAAAGGCCTTCTGGAGGCACAGGGGCTGACAAGGAACTTTTTATCAAACATCAACATCGAAGGTAAAATCAAAATACACAGGGTCAGTTGGAGGTGCTGGGTGGTGCTAGCATCAGGATGGCTTTTGCAGACAGGGAGTCACTAGCAGTTCAGTGTGCTAGCCCTTCCACAATTAACCCATTTCCTAATGATGAAACAGAGCAATCAAGACGACATTTTCTTATACATAACACTGGGCATGAaataggaaagaagaaaaagaatcacACAGATCCACAGAAGATcgaggttggaagggacctcaaaagatcatccagtccaacacctctgccagagcagagttACCTGCAAGGAGGTAATGTAAGAATGTGTCCAgcttctgaatgtctccagagaaggagactcctcagcctccctgggcagcctgttccagtgctctgtcacctgcaaagtaaaaaaaaaaaaaaaaatataaaaaaatctccttgtgtttatatggaacctcctatgcttaatcatagagtcatagaaatggctgggttggaagggacctcagagatcatcaagtcccacccttgatccactcccgctgcagttcccagcccatggcactgagtgccacatccagtctctttttaaatatctccagggatggagaatccactacttcccagggcagaccattccaatgtctgatcaccctctccataaaaaattctttctaatatccaacctaaacctcccctggcacaacttaagaccatgtcctcttgtctcactgagagctgcctgggaaaaaagaCCAACGCCcccctggctcccacctcctttcagggagttgtagagtgatgaggtctcccctgagcctcctcttttccaggctgaacagccccagctccctcagcctctcctcataggatttgtgctccagtcccttcaccagcctggttgccctcctttggacccgctccagcatctcaatatccttcctaaactgaggggcccagaactggagacagtacttgaggtgtgaGCTTGTATttgttgcctcttgtcctgtcattgggcataactgagaagagcctggcatcatcctcctggctctctccctttatgtaTTGTACAGCTAAGGATTGGACAGTGGGCCCAAGCCAGAGTCTTGGATATATAAATCTTTTCCTTGTATGGTGGTGCTGAGGCTTGGACAGCAGGCCCAGGTTGGAACGGCCTTGTATGGGAATAGCAGAAATAATTGATCTTGTGTCCTTGTATATCAAATATAATTGACACAGTATCTTTATATTAatcatttaaaatgtcatttataaaaaataattaacttcaTGCTTCAAAAGAGTGGGTATTAGAGAAAACCTGCCAACCACACCCTGGACTCTGGCCCAGTCCTGGTCATGGGTGGTCAGGAGATGAACCAGATGTTCCACATGGTGTAGGATGAAAATCATCCTGATTTGCTGGTTGTTTAATATATAAGGGTGGACCCTCTTGCAGTGACTTTGGATGCCTCACCTACAGGTGTAGGATTTTGCCACCTGATGGGAAGGGTTCTCCAAATCCTCACTGCAACTGGGGCTCCCCAGCGACTGCAGAACTGGATGATGGTAATGTACCCAAATGGTGATTTATCTCTCTTAATCACTGTCCCTTCTCCCATGTAGTAATTATTTGATACATTACCCTTTATATTTTATGTCTGTCTGCTTTAGGTACTTCGTTCTGTATTTTCCTGATTTGGTTGTATTATTTAGCTATCACCAGTAAAACACATCTACTGTTTTCACTCTGGTGTCCAAGTTTCATTACCATCCTCAATCGGCAAaacatgtatttataaacattaatgaggtcacccctcattctcctccaagctgaacagacccagctccctcagcctttcctcataagggggattttccactcccttaatcatcttggaggctctgtgagggactctttcaagcagttctctgtccttcttgaacagaggggtccaggaggaCTACTACCAGGGACACTGGGCTGATTCCAGACTCCATGCTGCAGATTGCCTTTGAAGTGAGCCTCAGTTATTTTGTAGTGCCTTTGGGACCACTGCTATCAGTGTCTCCATCTGTCCTCCCACCTCTAAGATCAGTGTGTCCTCTACTCCAGAATGGTTTGACGCACTCTGAAATCAAGTTCTCCGGAGAGGGGTATGATATATCCATAGAAGTAATCTGTCACAATGTATCTGCTGTTATACGGTTAGTAAGTTGCTTCACTAATGGAAAGTTTACAGTAACCTGCAACAGTAACTTCCTAGTTGGTTGTTGCCACTATTTGGTTTGACAACAACTTCGATTGCTGCTATACAATTGAGTGATGCTGCTACTGATTTTGCTAATAGTAATAGTGGTGTTGAGGCTTGTAATAACAAGTAATTTGTAATTTGTAATAACCTGggacaaaaatatatttcttaattACCCTAGTTACACTTGCTAGTTGTGATTTTGTGGTAATCTCGAATAAAGTAAGGAAATTTAGAGGATGAAGCTTTCATGTCCTGATGTATTATTCAGCAAGCTCATGGTGGTGATCTCCATACAGCCACAATCTGGGCAaccctggcagggctggagatCCTTTCTgggcctctgctgctgcagcttagGCCCTGGGAGGCCAACAGGACACCCTGGGCTATGAGCTGGTGTCACTTGCCACTCAGAAGAGGGAGACAAGTGACTCAGATTTCTAAATTCCCATTAAAGTGTGCAATGGTGAGATAACTCTTAAAGTCTATACACAAACATTTATTCATTTTCACAGTGTattaacagaattaaaaataatttaccatGTATAAAACAAATTATGGCAAGTAGTATGATGTGCCTTGTGTTACTTGTGTGTTCCAGCTGTGTGAGCTGGGTAAAACCACAGTAGAGCTTTCGTTACTTAAGGATTTTAGgaatggaaaaagagagagaggggaatgGAAAGAAAGTTAATACAGAGATCACTGGATCCAGTGTTGTTCTTCAGAAGGGAacagctaaaatattttatttctaacacCACGCCCGGCCCGGCTGTCAGGCTCCGGTGTGTTGATCCCAAGAGGGAGCCCCGGGGCTGCGGGGCGGCCCTGCCCGGCGCTGACGCTGACGGAGGAGCCACCGGGCAGCCCCCGGCTCCGGTTGCCGGCCCGCTCCAACTCCCGAGATCAGCCGGGTCTCGGCACACCGAGGGGTGGCAGCATTTGAACGGCGgctcagaggcagcagagatTCCTCTGAGCGCACCGCAGCGGCTCCAGGGAGCCGGTGGCGAGCAGCCCGCAGGCGAGTCAGACCATGTATGCCCGGAACAACGGCGTCAGGGGCTGACGGTCCGGCGGGACCACAGTGCCGGCGGCACCCGAAAACCCCGCGGCGAGGCAGGGCCGGGGGTGCGGCACCGTCACTTCCGTCTCCACCGCCTCCCCGCTGCTCAGGGGCGGAAAGGGACGGCAGCGGCCATGGCGAGACGGCTGCAGGTGAGGGCAGGGCGCATGCGCGGCGACACCCCCGGGATGCCGGGCGGGGAGAGCGGCCGTGGGTGCTCTTCTAGGGGATGGAGTGGCCTCTCCTCAGCGAGGCCCCATCCTGCCAGCGTCTTCAGGCTGACGAGGGAAACTGGTGCCTTCCGGTACTCGGGAATAGCCCCGagtcaggcagagctggggccgctggagaagagagggaggagaaggagagggcgagggaaaaggagagggcGAAGGCCCCCACGGCGTCATTTCTCCTGCTGCCGGCTCTCCCgctcccctcttcctccaccCGCTCCACTCCTCGTCCTCCTCCcgctcctctttccttcctcctgcccccctCCTGACACCGGGATTCCCGCGCTCTCAGGCGGTGACGGGGGGGCTGCTCTGGGCCGGTCACTGCCGCAGCCGGGGCGCCTGTCTGCCCGCCCGGTGCTGCCCGCCCGGTGCTGCCCGCCCGGTGCTGCCCGCCCGGTGCTGCCCGCCCGGTGCTGCCCGCCCGGTGCTGCCCGCCCGGTGCTGCCCGCCCGGTGCTGCCCGCCCCGCCCAGGAATCATGTGTTCTCCCTCAAATATGCATTCTTAGAGTGTCAGTAggaattaaacagaaattacaTCCCATGGGACGTTTTTCCACTGAAGGGTGggaacctctttttttttcccagtaggaAGAAGGTAAACGGGAAAAGGTTTTCTAGCCAAAGAGGGACACAGAACTTGGCGTTTTGTGTGCCAAGGTCACTGTGGGAAAACGCGAGAGGTGATGGTTGAATAGAGGTTAAAATATATTGAGAAAATGAATTGTGatgggaagataaaaaaaaaaaaaaaggcaaaaaatttatttaagcCTATACTTGCAGTTTAAAGTACTTCTGTGAGGAGTTGAGCCCCTCTTTCAGAACTGCTTGAAGCCTGGTGTTGGGGGTACTAGCCTCGTATATACACAGATAGTAGCAGAATTCAGATTCATTAGGTGCTTGTAGAGCTCCAAGGAGTCTGTGCATTAATATATCTTGCTTCAAAGTATAATTACTATGTGGTGAAGAACTTTCCAGGCTGGATTTGCAGAAATAATCTCTGTAAATAGCAGAGAAAGATGACTGAAAGTTTTTGAGTTCAGAATAAGCATCTTCAGGTTTTACCATACATGTCGTCTACTCAAAACTATTTGTAAAACTACTTTTGATCTTTGCAAAAATGGCAAATATATGGTAGATACATTTAGTCATATCTCGTAAATCACTTTAGAAAACAGTAAATTTCTTTGCcaacttttaattttgttcatttACTTTCCTCAGATTCAGCCATCTAGGAAATGCTGCAATTAAAGGCAACATGTTCAGTTGTGAACAGAAATGGTGAAAGGGAATTAGGAGTCCATGTTCTCTTTTGTATGTCTTTGTCCAGAATGATCTTGCATATGACAATCAGTTAACTCTTGTAACTGTGGCAAAAGATTCTTACTTAAATATTCCTGAGACTTCTAAGGAATTGAGAATGCACAGTTCATGCTCTTTCCAGAAAAATCTGTAGTGTAAAAGCATGTACTCAACAGGATGCTAAATCACAGATTACAGTAAAAATTGTGATGTGGTCTAATTTATGTGGTAAAGCGAGTTTTGAACTTGTTCATATTTGTAAATTGCACCTTAGTAGTGCTAAAGTTGTGAGAGTGTAATATTAAAGTAATACTTAACTGGAAGGTTGGCAGTTTACATCTTCTTTCTCAAAGCTGTCTTTTTGTCAATGTATGTTTCTGAATTAATTATCTCAAGGTTTACCCAGTGACCAGCAAAGTAGAGGGTGAGAAGTTAGCTTGTAAACCTATAAACACCTTGACATCTCGTGGAAACAATAGCTTCAGAGAAGCTTGCTGTTTCTCTGTCATTTGCAGAATTCAAGCAGGACTACACTTTTTTCAGTGCCCTGCCAGAATGTTTTTATTGGCCTTGTAGTCTTGTTTGCATCTCCATTTTACAGATACAGAGCATGCTGATGCAGAAGATGTTCAGTTTTCTGTTACATCCCTGTATTTCCTCTTCATCCttctaataaatttttaaatattaattttgataACACATTTTAATATTATCATGAAGTACCTGGACCTGTGCTTTTTACAGATGCCAAAACACTGCTAGTAGTAACTtcaaaaggttttcttttcaccagaaaataaatttaattataaCAACTTGAGCATTTGTGTTCCAAACAACCAAAATCATTATCACCTGCAGAAGATGATTCCCAGGTATTATACAGAGgcatgaaaaataattgaagaatTTGTTAATATACAGTTTGAGATCCTTTTGAAATTCACTTTTCTAACATTGGCTTGTAAGTATGAGAGTACTTTAGCCATttgcatttctatttttgtttttgtaatcaGGGAATATCCAGCAATGTACTCAATGATAGTTCCTTCAGGTGACTTGACTTCTAGTGTTATTCAGGTTCTGTTGGCTGTGTTTGATATTGGTACAATAAATGTGTTGGTATTGATGTATTTTGAGTATTATGTTCATGTCATGCCAAAATGATTTTCTAGGACTGTAGCACTAATACTGTCTAGTGCCTTAGATAAACCAAAACATCTAGAACTCTCTAGATTTTGATTTCCACACATCTGCTTTGGCTGCAAGTTATTTGATCAGGAGTTGAGGTAAAGTGCCTTTCATACTGATTCTATGCCAAATTCTGTATTAAATGTAGCCAGAACAAAGAACACTCTTAATTGACACATGTTCATTTTATCTGGTAATCCTGGTAGCATACCAGCTAATTTTATTGGTATTATATTCACAGgttttgaagctttttaaatCATTACACAGAACCCGgcaagaagtttttaaaaatgataCCAGAGCCCTTGAAGGTGAGatactttttttgtgtgtggagaACACTTACCTGTCTTTTTATAGagcttttttctctgaatacagaaaaagaattgtTAGCATAATCTCCCTCTAAATTACTTCCTTCTACATTTAGTAAGTAATCAATGGGAAAACTTGTTTGTCCATAGCCAGACATTCTttaatttcaaacagaaaacttAGGTTTTATACTCAAGTACTAAAGCCACcttttgtaaagaaaacatCTCTCTTTGGAACCTTcctagaacttttttttttttccttttttttttttcctcttttttgtgtatttcagtCAAAGCTTATGTAACTCTACTAAGCATTTGAATTAATTCACTTCGTCTTCTTATAtgggcatgtagtgatagaaTGAGGGGTgatgtttttaaactgaaagagggtaggtttGGATTAGATtattaagaaaatttttttacagtgagggtggcAAGACACTGGGtcaggctgcctggaggagttgtggatgctccatggaagtgttcagggtAAGGTTGGATGGAGTTTTGAGGGAGGTTTTGCAGAGGGTTTGGATCCAGATGatttttgaggtcccttctaactcaaaccattctgtgattctatgaatcattctttctcagttgttttttttttttagtaaaccAACTTCTAGTAGTGCCTTCTATatattagttatttttaaagtgcagaATGCTAGATAGGCAGTCATATTTTATTCATATACCAGTCAACTTAAAATTACATCTGCTGAATCTCATGGGAATCTTACATTCAAGTTTATCAGGGAGGTGCTATCAAGGACTGGGAATCTGATATAATTTTGTGTTCACACTatagtttttctgtttatttagcTGCAAGACAAAAGATAAATCAAGAATTCAAAAATAACCAAGGTGAGACATCTGAAGAGAAGATAAATGAGGTACttcctggttttgttgtggttttcctctttgcttaagtatatttatatatgagTGTTTTACTTGAAGGTTCTCTAAACCAATGTACTTATTGAGACATTGTGAGGGACATACAATTtccaaaaggcttttaaaaggATCTTTGTTTATTGATATGTTGATACCTCCACTGGTATTAATAGTATTTTGTAGAATTTTGCATATGCAAAAAATTCTTATGGAGAAAGTGTCTTCTGATAGTTCAATGTTCTTATTTTGAAgattgtaataaaaatatgggggaaaaaattggTTTACATTGCTGCATTCATGTAAAATTTTTGTGTACTTTGCTCATAGTATCTATCTGAACCACTATCACTTAAGTTTGTCTAGTCTTTGTTGTATAGACAAGCAcaagaaagctgcagagaaattaaataatctTCTCAGTTACTGGCAAACATGGCAAATTAGTTTGATTCCTGATCGTAAGTAAAGGAGCATCTTTTGTGTGAGGATAGAaacaattaaattattaataatattgtAATATTCAGGTATtaattatgtaatttttttctgcttcttttttcctcatggtGCATTAAAAGGAGTCGGATATCCTGTGTAGGTCACTATGTGTTGCTTAGTGTTATCTTTACACTTTTTagcaagtaatttttctaaaacTTACTGAAGCCTGAAATGAACTTATGATTTTAGGTACTTTTAATTTCTAACATTTATATAGAGTGAATAATTCTGTCCTTATCATTCAGCCTTTTAACTGAATGTATGTTGCATTGTCATTGGGCACTAGATAAAAGAAAGTGCTTCCATCTGTCCTTTGCAGAAGTCAATCTAAATCTTTGCATATACCATCCACTGGGCAGTAGTATAAGTACTTATGAGCATTTATTTAGGACTTTCTAACATTTCTGCTTGTTACCAGGCCCCTATAATAACACTTCTCTGATCTGTTaagttttgtattctttttgtTCTAGATGTATAGGGTAAATAGTAATTGTAATTTTTGATCTGTGTTTAGGAATGTCAACGAACAAATCACACACACATAACTTCTTAATATGGCTTAATTGATACCTTGTTTAAATGTGTTAGTGAAAGAAATTCTGGACTTCCATCACAACTTCCTCATAGAAACTGtcatatttattatatatatatatatatatatatatactgagTACACTGAGATGCAGAGGAGCTGAATCAAACTTTGCAGGACTTGTGAGAATCTGTTCACTAGCTTGCATAAACTCTTAGTCTGAACACTCTTAGTGTTCTGCTTTAGACAGCAgcttaaaaagtaaatattgaCATGCTAAATGTGCATTACTTTGTCAGAATAAAAAGCTGCAGTGTGTTCTGACACAGATCAGATAATTAACACAGTTAATGAAGGAGGCAGGAGTAATTATCTCCAGTATTAGAATGTTAGATGTGGCAGATAAATTTACTGCAGCATTTTGGTTCAAGCAGGAGTGCACTTCTGAAGTTGCCATGGTTATCATGGTTTCCTGTGATCTAGCTTCTTTTGTGAAGCACCTCGAGACAAATGTCAGAATTCCTCCATGAATCTGAAGTGGCAGGTGTGCTTCAGGGGCACTCaggcttgctgctgctgggcattCAGTAGGGGGAACTGAAAGATACCTGGCTTGAACCTGTAAAAGGACAAGGGGGGAGGAGAAACTCCATACAGATGTCAAATTTTGAGCTCTTAACTCTTGCAAAGAACCACTTCTGTTGGTACACTCTAGTTCCTCATGTAAGCATGTCTCCTTAAGTCTCTCAGCTGTGTAATTTCTGGGGTAGGTATCATGCAAACAAGTATCAGGCTCCTCTTAATTGCACAGCAAAGCTACCAAGGGTGCTTGTGCTTATCTTCTTGATCTTTTGCTAGGTATTAATGCTTCTAGTAATTTTTAGGTAGTGCCTTATTCCTGTACTGCTTTTCTGTGAAACAGCAGTAGTCTTATTTCTTGTCATGCTTTGTCCTTATTTCAAGAGCAGAAGtattaaaagaaacagattGCCTTTTCACTAGGGCTTGTCAGATGTTACTGAGCCATTCAACAATGTCTGTGATTTCTGAAGGctaattatttcttttggtAGTTGCATGTTGCCTTATTCATTTGCAGGTTTAGTAGGGTGTATAGATTTTATACTGCTGTATGTTACTGAGCAgaaatttcctttctctcaaCCTGTAAGTTATTCTAGGATTCCCAAAGTAAAAGCTATGTATAGTGCATAACTAACTGAATCATAGAACTGACTGGctttattatttgaaaagcCATATAGTGTGGAAAATACCTTCATGAATAATTACATGTAATTTAAGTActctgtgttgttttgttttttatcccTTTTACTAGCTTCTGAAAATAGCTTCAGATGTTGAAGTGATTCTCAGAACTTCTGTTATTCAGGCAGTTCACACAGATTCTGACAAAATATGTGAGTAAAGCTGCATGATaacaaaatgtttataaaacattgccattctttaaataaatataaaacttgAAAACTAAGTAGAGAGATGGAGAGGGCAAAAATCAATCCATCTGTCATTTCTATGCCCAAATCCTTAATTTAAGCCTAGTGATTTACATCTCTACCTAGGACAGGTGGAGGTTTCAAAGGTACAAAGTTTTCACAAATAGTTTGAAATAAAGAGGCTGGTAAAAAAGAGACAGTGAGTGTATTTAATCTCTTCAGAAATCATGGGCCTCGGGCCATCGGGATTATCAGGAGCAAGGATGACTTACTTTTGGTAGAGGAGAAAAAGACTAGGGAACATTTGAACAGATGGGAAATACATGAATTCATGGGACCTGATGCAGGGATGCCTAGGAAACTGGCTTATGTTATTGCAAAGCCAATCTTAATTATCTTTGAAAGGTCAGAGTGATTAGAGGTGTGTAGGAGGTCTTCCATAGTCTTGTATTTATTACCTAGGAAAAGTTTGTCCTGCAGCAAAAAATCTGGAATCCAGCTGTTAGCAAGGTACATTTGACCCACTTACAAATGCAAAGGATGTGATTATGCAGTCTCTTGCttgttttatgggttttttttgtgtacGTATCTGTTTTGGATGGGTCTAAACTTTACTTCTCACTTCATAATTGATCTTACTTTGGTATAAAATGAAACCCAAATCTTGAAACAGCCGTTGTCACAGTTTGACTGTGTTTTGTGTGTGAT
The DNA window shown above is from Calypte anna isolate BGI_N300 chromosome Z, bCalAnn1_v1.p, whole genome shotgun sequence and carries:
- the LYRM7 gene encoding complex III assembly factor LYRM7 isoform X1, producing the protein MEWPLLSEAPSCQRLQADEGNWCLPVLKLFKSLHRTRQEVFKNDTRALEAARQKINQEFKNNQGETSEEKINELLKIASDVEVILRTSVIQAVHTDSDKILLIPRKDLLQDNTPYFDKPTKKHES
- the LYRM7 gene encoding complex III assembly factor LYRM7 isoform X3 encodes the protein MFSFVLKLFKSLHRTRQEVFKNDTRALEAARQKINQEFKNNQGETSEEKINELLKIASDVEVILRTSVIQAVHTDSDKILLIPRKDLLQDNTPYFDKPTKKHES
- the LYRM7 gene encoding complex III assembly factor LYRM7 isoform X2 is translated as MEWPLLSEAPSCQRLQADEGNWCLPVLKLFKSLHRTRQEVFKNDTRALEAARQKINQEFKNNQGETSEEKINEYLYQGKICFKTTLLTLINQQKSMNPDKSVAVSSEV